In the Mycolicibacterium thermoresistibile genome, one interval contains:
- a CDS encoding DUF6084 family protein: MIDDRIPDVTFAVLTVHPEPYAITPTLSAQVGIATTGELPVHAIALRAQVRIDPVRRGYSDAEAEGLTDLFGSRERWAATQHTFLWQHTATMVPGFTAATRIDLPLVCTYDFDVAASKYLHALRDGAVPLQFLFSGTVFYRGAHGFTVRQVPWDREDRYDLPVPVWHDLMRLHYPGTGWLRVQHDTLDALARFRSARGLLSADDAISALLSAAAEDVR, translated from the coding sequence ATGATCGACGACCGGATCCCCGACGTGACGTTCGCGGTGCTGACCGTGCACCCCGAACCGTATGCGATCACACCCACTCTCAGCGCGCAGGTCGGGATCGCCACGACGGGTGAGCTTCCGGTGCACGCCATCGCGCTGCGCGCGCAGGTGCGGATCGATCCGGTGCGCCGCGGCTACTCGGACGCCGAAGCCGAGGGGTTGACCGACCTGTTCGGCTCACGCGAACGCTGGGCCGCCACCCAGCACACGTTCTTGTGGCAGCACACCGCGACCATGGTGCCGGGGTTCACCGCGGCGACCCGGATCGACCTGCCGCTGGTCTGCACCTACGATTTCGACGTCGCCGCCTCGAAGTATCTGCATGCGCTGCGGGACGGGGCGGTGCCGCTGCAATTCCTGTTCAGCGGCACGGTGTTCTACCGCGGCGCACACGGTTTCACCGTGCGTCAGGTGCCGTGGGACCGGGAGGACCGCTACGACCTCCCGGTGCCGGTGTGGCACGACCTGATGCGGCTGCACTATCCGGGCACCGGATGGCTGCGGGTGCAGCACGACACCCTGGACGCGCTCGCGAGATTCCGCTCGGCGCGGGGGCTGTTGTCCGCCGACGACGCGATCTCCGCGCTGTTGTCGGCCGCCGCGGAGGACGTCCGATGA
- a CDS encoding DUF6893 family small protein, translating into MEVVGWIAVIFLAAVLLFAVLLGIRSIPDARRYLKIRRM; encoded by the coding sequence ATGGAAGTAGTGGGCTGGATCGCCGTGATCTTCTTGGCGGCCGTGCTGTTGTTCGCCGTGCTGCTGGGCATCCGATCCATTCCGGACGCCCGCCGCTACCTGAAGATCCGACGGATGTGA
- a CDS encoding hydrogenase maturation protease, translating to MTGLTDNRPAILVAGIGNIFLGDDGFGSEVLRRLPRNLAPHRRSARVRATDYGIGGMHLAYDLLDEWDALVLVDALPVQGHPGRLHVFEADTEGHTGAAGLDAHAMDPTAVFAGLTALGGVAPHTVVVGCEVASVDEAIGLSAPVAAAVPDAVRAVREVVSRLLDRTALPGTG from the coding sequence GTGACCGGCTTGACCGACAACAGGCCGGCCATCCTGGTGGCCGGCATCGGCAACATCTTCCTCGGTGACGACGGGTTCGGTTCCGAAGTGCTGCGCCGGCTGCCGCGGAACCTGGCACCGCACCGGAGAAGCGCGCGGGTCCGCGCCACCGACTATGGCATCGGCGGAATGCACCTGGCATACGACCTGCTCGACGAGTGGGACGCACTGGTGCTCGTCGACGCCCTGCCCGTGCAGGGCCACCCGGGCCGGCTGCACGTCTTCGAGGCCGACACCGAGGGCCACACCGGCGCCGCCGGTCTGGACGCACACGCCATGGACCCGACCGCGGTGTTCGCCGGCCTCACCGCCCTCGGCGGCGTGGCGCCCCACACCGTGGTGGTCGGCTGCGAGGTGGCCTCAGTCGACGAGGCGATCGGTCTGTCCGCCCCGGTCGCCGCGGCGGTGCCGGATGCGGTGCGCGCGGTCCGGGAGGTGGTCAGCCGACTGCTCGACCGCACCGCGCTACCCGGGACGGGCTGA
- a CDS encoding HypC/HybG/HupF family hydrogenase formation chaperone, translating to MCLGIPGRVVRMLEGYGGQLALVDVAGEHRKVNVGMLADQAVGPGDWVIIHMGFALERTDEQGAAAALAGLRLLGNNSNPAAGADP from the coding sequence GTGTGCCTCGGGATCCCCGGACGGGTGGTGCGGATGCTGGAGGGTTACGGCGGTCAGCTCGCCCTCGTCGACGTGGCCGGTGAGCACCGCAAGGTCAACGTCGGCATGCTCGCCGACCAGGCCGTCGGGCCCGGCGACTGGGTGATCATCCACATGGGATTCGCCCTGGAGCGCACCGACGAACAGGGCGCCGCGGCGGCGCTGGCCGGCCTGAGGCTGTTGGGCAACAACTCGAATCCCGCCGCCGGTGCCGACCCGTGA
- a CDS encoding HypC/HybG/HupF family hydrogenase formation chaperone, with the protein MTALANPNGSVVNADLSADLAAAALDMARRFHDGATLWVVSPQWEPHAHHVAVEFVHPVIMGKRALPSVALVDPDPVAQARVAAQPGDLLLAVASADDPAVRDVMRRCPAWGVRSVWIGSGPRPPAGAADHVLWIDSDDPMVPATGRFVLLYHLLWELTHVCFEHPGLLRPDLGTETGEVCVTCGDEGTLGEVVCAPAAPAAPALVRTAGGERWVDVSLLGADVAVEDLVLVHAGAAITRLERPGGAR; encoded by the coding sequence GTGACCGCCCTCGCGAACCCGAACGGATCGGTGGTGAACGCCGATCTGTCGGCGGATCTGGCCGCGGCGGCGCTCGACATGGCCCGCCGATTCCACGACGGCGCGACGCTGTGGGTGGTCTCGCCGCAGTGGGAGCCGCACGCCCACCACGTCGCGGTCGAGTTCGTCCATCCGGTGATCATGGGAAAGCGGGCGCTGCCGTCGGTGGCCCTGGTGGACCCCGATCCGGTGGCGCAGGCCCGGGTCGCCGCCCAACCGGGCGACCTCCTGCTGGCGGTGGCCTCCGCCGACGACCCGGCGGTGCGCGACGTCATGCGGCGCTGCCCCGCATGGGGGGTGCGCAGCGTGTGGATCGGCTCGGGTCCACGACCACCGGCCGGCGCGGCCGACCACGTGCTGTGGATCGACTCCGATGACCCGATGGTGCCCGCCACCGGCCGGTTCGTGCTGCTGTACCACCTGCTGTGGGAACTGACCCACGTCTGCTTCGAACACCCCGGCCTGCTGCGGCCCGACCTCGGCACCGAGACCGGTGAGGTCTGTGTCACCTGCGGTGACGAAGGCACGCTCGGCGAGGTGGTGTGCGCACCGGCGGCGCCGGCCGCGCCGGCGTTGGTCCGCACCGCCGGTGGCGAGCGGTGGGTCGACGTCAGCCTGCTCGGCGCCGACGTCGCCGTCGAAGACCTGGTGCTGGTGCACGCCGGCGCGGCGATCACCCGCCTGGAGCGACCGGGAGGCGCCCGATGA